ACAACAACAACGCCGGCCAGCCCGCCCTGAAGGTACACGCCAACGGGCTGAGCAACTGCACGGTTATCGTGCGCAACTGCAACTTCACGGGCTTCGCGCCCTCCTGCCTGTTGGAGTTTTGGGGCCTCAACGCCTCCTGCACCCTCGACGTGTACAACTGCGGCTTCTACGGCTACCAGACGCCGAGCGGGCAGGCGGGCTACCCCGGCAAGGGCATCGACCTGCTGAGCAGCGTGGCGGCCACCACGACGCTGCGCAACAATTACTTCGAGAACATCCTGGGGATTCTCGTGGATCGGTACGGCTCGCAGACGAACCTCTTGACGATTCAGGGCAACTACCTGCACAACGTGCAGAAGCTCGACCAAAACGGCAACACCGACCAGTACGGCAACGGCATTCAGCTCTTGCAGTGCTTCGAGGTGACGGCCGACGTGCGGTTCAACTACATCAAAAACGAGCCCGGCCAGTGCTCGCAGCAGGACGGCATCAATTTGCACGGCACCTCGGGCCGCCCGACCCGCCGGTTGCGCGTGCAGGGCAACATGCAGCACGGGCTCTACATCCACCCCTCGACCAGCAACAGCACGGGCTCCTCGATCACCACCGACAACGACCTGCAATCCGACGCGGTGGGCAGCAAAGACCCGCACTACGTGGACGTGATCGAGAACTACTCGGCCGGGGCCACCTTCGGCGGGTTCAACCTCGCGGGCGGCTACGAGAACCGTATGGAGCGCAACGTGAACGTGAGCACGGGCCGCAAGCCCGACGGCACGGCCAACGGCTCGCACTCGCAGGGCCTCTCGCTCTACAACTACCTCAACCGCCCCGCCGCCTACTACCGCGACAACGTGGTGAAGGATAACCTGCTCGGCGTGTTTGCCACCAACGGCACGAGCCGCAACGACTTCGGGCAGGACGCGCCGGGCGCGCAGCAACTGCTGTTTCCCAGCGCCTTTATCACGCAGGCCAACCAGGACCGGCTCTACCACTTCTGGCGCAAGGACGCCGAGGACGCGGGCGTGGCCGTGGGCCTCGTGTCCGTCTAATCCTTCGTAACTTATAGCCATGCCCCCGAATGCTCCGCGCCCCCCGCGCACCGTTACGCACTCTCCCGACGAGCGGCTGGATTTTCTCATGCTGCGCTTCGAGGAGTTTAAAGACTGGCAGGGCCGCGTCGATCAGCGGCTCGACGAGAACGACCGCAACATGGATGCCATGAAGCACCAGATGCAGGGCATCGCCACCGGCCAGAAAGACCAGATCATCCTCCTGCAAAAGCTGGAGCTGCTGCTGCGCGGGCAGCGCGAGCCCGGCCTGGAGCGCCCCGGCCTCACCGACGACTTCAAGGACATGCAGAAGAAGTGCGAGCACCTGGACTCGCGCATCAACGGGTTGGACGACTGGAAAAAAGGCGTTGTCAACCGGGCCATCGGCTACGGGGTGGGCGCGGGGATAGGGGGCGGCAGCTTTGCCGTGGGCGTCAAATTACTCATCGAACTCCTCACCAAATGAAGCACCTGCTCGCCTGTTTCGCCTTCGCCGCCTGCGCCGCGTGCGTACCCACCAAGCCCGTGGCGGAAGCCCCGAAGCCCCGCGTGGAAGCCCCGCAAGCCCCGGCGCCAAGCCCCGCCGCCCCGGCAGTACCGCTTACGGGGCCCGAGGCCCGGCAGTACCGCAAGAACCTGAAGGCCGAAAGCAAAGCCGCCGCCCGCGTGGCGAAGGCCCAAAAGCCCGCCGTGCCCAAAAAGGTAATCGTCGAGGACGGCGCGTTTGCGTGGGGCGAGCAGGCCACCGCCGAGGCCGACAACTCGCAGGCCAAGGACAAGTCCGTGCGCAAGCAAAAGCCCGTGACCAAGGACAAGTCCAACGTAAAAACCAAGCCCAACCACAGCGTCAAAAGCGGCCTGCCAGCGGGCGCGTACATCCTCGGCGGCCTGTTGCTGCTGTTGCTGCTGGTGCTGGGCCTCCACAAACTAATTCGCGGACGGTGGCTGTAAACCAGTTTTTCAAGGACGCGCGCGGCGTGTTCAACATCTTCACCGTCATTGCCCTGCTCGCGGGCCTGACGGTGGTGGGCCTGCCGTGGTGCATCGTCCTGCAAGGCTATCCCAACCCCGAGCGCATCGACACGCTGGCCTACGCCAACTTTTTTCTGGTGCTCGCCGCCTCGGTGGGCGACACGCTGCTGTCGCTGATTATGGAGCGCGGCTTCTGGCAGGCGCGCAAAGCCCCCGAGAACGTGAACGTGCAGACCGGCGAGCACCCCGTAAACAACCAACTGCCCGACGACGAAGCATGAGGCGCATTGATTACATCGTGGTTCACACCACGGCGACCCCGCAAACCGCTACGGTCGAAAGCATTACCCGCTACTGGCGGGAGGTAAAAGGCTGGCGAACCGTGGGCTACCACAAAGTCGTGCCGCCCAACGGGGCCACCGTGCGGTTAGCGCCGGACAGCGCCGTTACCAACGGCGTGGCGGGCCACAACAGCAACAGCCTGCACGTTAGCTACATCGGCGGCGTTGATGCCAAAGGCCGGGCGCTGGACAACCGCACGCCCCAGCAGAAGGCGGAATTGGAGCGTATTATCACGGCGTGGCTGGCGCTGTACCCCAATGCCAAGGTGGTGGGGCACCGCGACTTTCCCGGCGTGAAAAAAGCCTGTCCGTCATTTGATGTCGCCGCGTGGTGGGCCAGCGTGAAGTAGTCGAAAAATAATTGCTCCTCACAGCCAATTACTTCTGTAATTGCTGTACTTTTACAGTAGACCAACCACCCGTCGATGCCCACCACCACCGGCCCCGCCTACGCGCAGTTAGCGAAGGAGTACGTTGAGCGTTATCCCTTTAAAAGCGCGGAACAAATACGCGAGATTATTTTCCGCGAACACCCCGAAATCAAGAACGCGCCGCGCGCCTCGTTTAACGTGCTGCAAGCGGTTCGGCGCGAGCAGTTCCGCAGCGCGGGCGAGCCCGCCAAAGCCGAGGCCGCAGCCGAGGAGCAAGTAAACGACGCGATGGAGGACGGGCAGCGCGTGATTTACGTGACCGAATCCAACTCCATCCGTACGCTCGATGGCTTGCTCGCCGCCGCCAAGGTAAACCCCTTGGAGTGGGAGGTAAGCAATTGGGTGGCAAACAAGTGGGATGTGACCATGAAGGGCGACAACGGCCCCGAGGTGGCGACCAACTGGCAGGTCAAGGCGTGGCTCAAGCCCGTGGAGCGCCTGACGGAACTGACCGTGGAGGAAATTGCCAAGGCGCTCGCGCCCATCGTTAAGCCCCAGGGCTTTAATTTCCGCCCGAAGCCCTTGGCGGGCAGCGAGAACTACATGCTGGAAATCGACATCTTCGACCTGCACTTGGGCAAGGTGGCCGATCCACTGGAATCCGGCGAGAGCTACAGCCTCGAAATCGCCTGCGCGCTCTATAAGATGGCGGTGGAAACGCTGCTCGAACGCGCCAAGGGCTACCCGATTGGCACCATCGTCCTGCCCGTCGGCAACGACTTCTACAACTCCGACTCCATCCTGAACGCCACCACCAAGGGCACGCCCCAGCACGAGGCGGGCCGGTGGCAGCGCACCTTCGTTACCGGCGCCACGCTGGTTGCCAGCACCGTTAATTACCTGCGCCAGCGCGGCTTCAAGGTAAAAGTGGTGATGGTGCCCGGCAACCACGATTTTCAGCGCCTGTTCTACTTGGGACAGGTATTGGAAGCCACGTTCAGCGGCTGCGCCGACGTGGAGGTAGACGCCTCGTTCTCCCCCCGCAAGTACGTGCAGTTTCACGACTGCGCCATCATGTATACCCACGGCAGCGACGAGAAAGAAGGCAACCTGCCGATGATCTTCGCGCAGGAGCAGCCGGCGATGTGGGCCGCCACGCGGTTCCGCGAGGCGCACCTGGCGCACATCCACCACAAGAAGGAATTTAAGTACCGCACCATCCACGAAAACATCGGCCTGACCGTGCGCTACATGCGCTCGTTGTCCGCCGTCGATGCGTGGCACCACCAGAAAGGATACGTGGGCTCGCTGCGCTCCGCTGAAGCCTTTGTGTGGGCCAAAGGAGAGGGAGTGGTTGCCCACCTGACGTTCACCTACACCAACCAGTCATTAGCTGCCTAGCCATGAAAATCAACTACAACAAACTCAAATTCCCCGCTACTGTTGCGCTGGCAATTGCTGCCGTCGTACCCACCGTTGAATACGAGTTTACGGGCGGCTACGGCTGGCCTACCTATGTGTCGGTGGTCTACTTCGCCCTTGGCGTGGTGGCAATCGTTGCCGCGTCGGTCTACAACTGGTGGCTGGATCGGCAAGCGCAGAAGCGCAAAGAATATGAGGCGCTGAGCAAGGCCCGTGTGCGCGCCCGTTCGCTTTTCGGACAGGGCTACATCGACGGAAAGCTGCTTGACCTAGCCGTTCGCCAGAAAAAGTCTGTGGATGTGAACGCCGTGTTGGACGGGGTTCTGAACGGCCGCGCGCGCTAATGCTGGCGCTGCTGGCTTACCTGCTCGGGGCGGGCGCTCAACACGGCGTTCTGTCGTGGCTGCTGCGCGAGTACGTGCCGCCGACGTGGGCGAAAATTATTGATTACGCCCTCCACTACGCCGGGCTCGCGTTGTATCTTGTGGTCGTGGCGCTCGTGGACGAGCAGCCGTGGCTGAGCGCGATGCTGCTGCGTCTGGCCTTGTTCGACCCCGTGCTCAACCTTGTTCGCAACCTGATGAACAAGCAGGTGAGCCGAGCGAGCGAGCCGCTGCTGAGCGTGGGCACAACGAGCCTGACCGATAAAGCCATTCGTTACGTAGCAGGCAAGGCAGGGCTGGAACCCTCGCGGCTGAGCTTCGTGTTGCGCGCCGTAGCCCTGCTGGCGCTTTTGTATAGGGTGGCCTGAACCCCAATCAGGCAACGTGTTTGGTAAAGGCCCGAGGTTCTGCTTCGGGCTTTTTTGTTCGCGAAAATATTTTACCATGTATATGCAACACTGTTGCAAAATTGTAAGTATATTTAAGTCCTGATACACTCTACGACAACTCCCTTCATCCGGTCTCTAAACACCACCGTCATGTTCAAGCGATAGTAGCAGTGCCCGTACGCTGGGCGCATCTTCAATTGTACCTTAATCGGTTGCTGGATTGGACCCCGGCAACCGATTTTCTTTTGCAACATTGTTTCATTTGTCGAAACAATGTATTATCTTGCTGCCTGTGCTAGTAGCTCAGCAGGTTAGAGCGTCAGATTGTGATTCTGAAGGTCAGCGGTTCGAGCCCGCTTTAGCACCTATACGCGCACCAATGTTCCAAGGTAGGCGGGCTGCTCTCCAAAAGCGGCAGGCGTGGTTCGATTCCACGGGGGCGTGCGAGAGTTTGCCTGTGCTCGGTGTGGCCGGATTCGTATAATTACACCACCAGTAGGCATTAAGCGGGAGTTCTGAGGCATCCAGACCGCTTGATTACAAACACGGGGTCGCTCCCCGTGTTGTGGGTGCCTTAACCAGCGGAACTAAGGCGGCGCTGTAGTGGCGCGGTCAGGAAGGCGTCAGGCCAAGACGTGCTAGGTTCGAATCCTAGGTTCTGCACAAACGGCGTGGTTGGCTGCTCGGTGATGCCGGCCTTCGGGCGAAAACGTAGGAGCAGCGATAATACTGGCCCCGCCGAGAGGCGACGCTTGCCCAAGGTGAACCTCTGAGCGTCGTCGAGTTGCAGTTAGTGACGACCATGTTCAGCGGGGAGGGGAAGCAACCCTAGTACCCGCCGCCTTGATGAAAAGAAGAAGCCCGCCGTAGCTATGGTTACGGCGGGCTTCTTCGTATTATGTCTGCACTACTCGACTTCCGCGAGCGATTCTTCCAGCACTTCCGCGAGGCTGATTTCCTCGACGGGCGGCACCTTGGCGAACCGCTCCTGGTTCCAGCTCGGCTCGGGCACGCCCGGTGCCATCGGCGCGTTCACGATTTCGGCCAGCCAAAGTCCGACGACGCCGTGGGGTAGGATGATGTGGCCGCGCACGGTGTAGATCGGGCCTTTCTTGGGCGTGGTGATTTGCGGGTGCTTGGGATGGTTCAGGGCGTGCATGACGGCAAAATTATCGTCGGCTACCACCACCTTCTCGCCCACAGCAAACAGAATATCAGGCATTATTTCTTCTCAATTATGCGAACCTCGCACTCCTCAAACTCCACAATTTCTAGGTTATGCGGCAGCAAACCCTGAACAGCAGCCTTTCGGTTGCCAAACCACGGCTCCTCTGGTGCTCGGCCTTCAAGAGCGCACCGCTCCACGTACGAGGTAATCTGCTTTTCTTGATTGGGCCGCTCGCGCTCGATGTGGCGCAAGGCGGCGGTTACGGCATTTAACGCCTCGTAGCGCATACCGGGCTGGCCGAAGCTCGGGGCGTAGCGCCCGCCGAGGAAATACTCGCCTGTGGTGCGTTGGCGGATTTTGTAGAAGTTCATGAGTTAAAAACTAAGCAGCTCAACGTACTCCGGGCGGTGCTGCGTTCCCTTGGGCAACCGGAGCTTGATTACGGGATGAAACAGGCCCATCAGCCCGCGCACGCACAGCACGCCCCAGCGGTCAATCACAATATCCTTCGAGGTCAGAGGGCGTACCATGCGGCAGGGTTATTACAGGGGCTTGTAGTAGATGCCGTACTCGTTCTGCCGGCTAAAATCAAAGTAGCAGCCCTGTACCAATAGTCTTACTGCGTAGTCCCGTTTCTGGCGGCGCAGCTTGTCTACTTCGCTTTGTAGGCCCAACAGTATGTCAACTGCCTTGTTTGGATGCTGCTGCCGGAAGCCGTCGCGTTCAGAGTAGCCTTCGATGTAGGCTTGAATTTGGTTAAACTGGCTCATGGTTAAAACAAATTGCTTTGGGTGACGATGTATCTCGGTTTGGCGTTCAGCGGCAGCCAGAGGGCGCGTTTGAGCCCGAGGACGCGGGCGCAGAAGGCGGCGGGCTGCATGGCGTCCAGCCAGCTCAGCAGGTTCTCGTAGTACAGCTCGTCTACGGGCTTGTGCTCAATGGCCTGCACCACGGCTTCGATGCAATCGGCGGGGAAGCAGCGCACGTCGTCGGCGTAGGCGCGGGCTGCTTCGAGGTAGTTGTGGTAGTCCGGCTCGTCGTCGGTGTCGGCCGTGGGCAGGGCGCGGCGGAAGTTGCCGAGGCTCTGGCCGCGCCGGGGGCGGGGCACCTTCTCGGGCCAGCTCGGGGCGGGCACGATGCCTTTCAGCGGCTCCTGCTGGAACCAGCCCGCCACCTGTTCGGCGGGGTAGGAGTCGAGCTTGCGGCGTACCCGGCTGAGCACCTGCCGCTGCTGGCGGTAGAGCTGCACGGCGTTGTCCTTGCCGTCGCTGACGTTGAGCTTGCTGTAGTGGCGGCTGTATCCTTGTGAATAGGGGGATTCCTGCGCGTTCATGGTGGAGGGAGGTGAACGTTACGGGTTAAGGATGATGATGCGCCCTTCGTCAGCCCATACTTTGGTTATATGTGCTGTATGTACGTGGCTGTCTTCCACGTTAAAAGCATCGCAAAATCCCTTTGCGAGGTTATCCCAATCGGGCCGCTGCTGGTGCGGCTTGCCCCTCATTTCCTCCTTTTTTCGCTTTGACCAGCCAGCAGGCATGGGTATTTCAAACCGCAAGGCAACTGCCTCGCCCAAGGTGTAGCCGTGCGTAGCGCACGCTGCCCGAATGGCGTCCTTCAGGGCGTGGTAGCGCACCACCACGTCGCGCTTCTTCCACTTGTCGGATTTCGTCATGCGCGGGGCACCCATCGGCTCGTGTTCGATTACGATGTGGCGGGGCTTACCCATTTGGGCAACCGGCTGAGCGGGTGGCAAGTCCTCCTTTATTATCCAACGGTTCCGCCCGCCCGCCTTGCCCCGGATGTCGGCGGCGTTAATCCGAGTGGTCTTATCGTTCACCGCGCTCATCCCAGCACCACATTGAGCTTAACGTCATTCTTGCCGTCGTCAAACCAATTAAACTCCGTAGGTAGTTTAATTCCTTCCTTGCCCTCTACTGCGCTGCTCAATGCCTTGGCTTCGGCTATGATTGTCAGAAAGTGGGCAATGTCCTGGGCTAAGACGGCGTGGTTTTCTAAGGTAACTACCTCCACTAAGTCGGCAACACTGGTAATGCGATGGGTATTGGTTGCGCTCATACTTACTTCTTCTTAGGCGTTTTAACCGGATACCCGCAGTAGCCACAGTTGCCGAGCAGGTCGGCGGGCAGCGGGTGTTTGCAGCGGCAGGGGTGGGGCTTTTTCATTCAATGGTTGACCAATAGCTGAGGGAGAAGTGTAGTTCGATTCCGTGCAGTTCGCCGGTTTCTTTGTTGGCGTAAGCATAGGCATAAAGCCCACCTGATCCAGTGCTGCTCGTGCCGCCTGCTTTCATGGCGCGTTTCGCCGCATCACGCAGGTAGCGCCGGGCGGCGGCGCGTAGCTGCGCCGTGTCGGGCACCTGTGGCGGCGAGAAGCTGGCCCACTTCCAATTCAGGTGTTCCATAACTCCCTGAGCCTTGTGAAAGTCGAAGTAGTCCATTACCTCGTCGATATGCTCCTGAAGCGGCTTCATTTCCGGTTGGGTTGGAGTTTGTGCTTCTTGAGCAGTTGCATCCGCTCGGCGT
The sequence above is drawn from the Hymenobacter sp. YIM 151858-1 genome and encodes:
- a CDS encoding right-handed parallel beta-helix repeat-containing protein, encoding MPNTVTVTATTTPASGVALEYQHPNTQQWQDSPVLTGVSTAAYAAGVFKVRLKNTPAFVKAWQQEVVVLDPRFTLGYYQGPLPKTYPPLPRRPKPTSWETGTQVISPSASGQTLVIENRNFHNNNAGQPALKVHANGLSNCTVIVRNCNFTGFAPSCLLEFWGLNASCTLDVYNCGFYGYQTPSGQAGYPGKGIDLLSSVAATTTLRNNYFENILGILVDRYGSQTNLLTIQGNYLHNVQKLDQNGNTDQYGNGIQLLQCFEVTADVRFNYIKNEPGQCSQQDGINLHGTSGRPTRRLRVQGNMQHGLYIHPSTSNSTGSSITTDNDLQSDAVGSKDPHYVDVIENYSAGATFGGFNLAGGYENRMERNVNVSTGRKPDGTANGSHSQGLSLYNYLNRPAAYYRDNVVKDNLLGVFATNGTSRNDFGQDAPGAQQLLFPSAFITQANQDRLYHFWRKDAEDAGVAVGLVSV
- a CDS encoding N-acetylmuramoyl-L-alanine amidase, whose translation is MRRIDYIVVHTTATPQTATVESITRYWREVKGWRTVGYHKVVPPNGATVRLAPDSAVTNGVAGHNSNSLHVSYIGGVDAKGRALDNRTPQQKAELERIITAWLALYPNAKVVGHRDFPGVKKACPSFDVAAWWASVK
- a CDS encoding RusA family crossover junction endodeoxyribonuclease, whose product is MGKPRHIVIEHEPMGAPRMTKSDKWKKRDVVVRYHALKDAIRAACATHGYTLGEAVALRFEIPMPAGWSKRKKEEMRGKPHQQRPDWDNLAKGFCDAFNVEDSHVHTAHITKVWADEGRIIILNP